The proteins below come from a single Chondrinema litorale genomic window:
- a CDS encoding RagB/SusD family nutrient uptake outer membrane protein: MKKIIYILIFILTFTGACNEDLLEENPPNVIYAEDLYTDYDGLEAGVNGLYSLMRYEREGLDASTDLITDMTMAGTDIIVANHGGKALSSISRNWASYSTPSTGFYENAFLWLYQIVNAANTIIASVEENSESIDWSGGDLSEEENKNLILSEAKVARAYAYRHLTYNWGDVPLSLEPSSGSSIKTNWERTAVEEVRAQIIADLAFAEPNIPEEGSSSGRITKGAVQHYLAEIYLAMNQADSALYWANQVVNNPTYALITERYGVAMAEDGIAFMDMFKAGNTNREEGNTEALWVFQFEKNKLGGGEYPIMAMHHTSRYRGGDLDLTVTADRGGYGNGRASLTQWALNNFDDANDDRGSHFAIHKYFVLRDAAGNAPYGGADPLPEGMNYGDTIFLDWSEDISTEHNGVEEWPFSRKYDWADSDDPVGNRESWYDQVYLRAADTYLLKAEAEFKLGDAQAAANTINIIRNRSNASDITAADVDIDFILDERARELMVEGPRRYTLLRTGKWAERTIMYNHNGGETINPERDILLPIPQSVLDANLTLEMRQNPNY, translated from the coding sequence ATGAAAAAGATCATATATATACTCATTTTTATTCTCACATTTACCGGAGCTTGTAACGAAGATTTACTCGAAGAAAATCCTCCAAATGTAATTTATGCAGAAGATTTATATACCGACTACGATGGTTTAGAAGCAGGTGTAAATGGTTTGTATTCTCTAATGAGATACGAGCGTGAAGGCCTTGATGCCAGTACAGATTTAATTACTGATATGACAATGGCAGGCACCGATATAATAGTTGCTAATCATGGAGGAAAAGCCTTATCGAGTATATCGCGAAACTGGGCTTCATACAGCACACCATCCACCGGATTTTATGAAAATGCATTTTTATGGTTATATCAGATTGTAAATGCGGCTAATACCATTATTGCATCAGTAGAAGAAAATAGCGAAAGTATCGACTGGTCTGGTGGTGATTTAAGTGAAGAAGAGAATAAAAACTTAATATTGTCTGAAGCCAAAGTGGCAAGAGCTTACGCATATAGACATTTAACATATAACTGGGGAGATGTTCCATTAAGTTTGGAGCCATCAAGTGGTTCATCAATCAAAACAAACTGGGAAAGAACAGCCGTTGAAGAAGTAAGAGCACAGATAATTGCAGACTTAGCATTTGCAGAACCAAACATTCCAGAAGAAGGCTCAAGTTCTGGTAGAATAACCAAAGGTGCAGTACAGCATTATTTGGCAGAAATTTATCTGGCAATGAACCAAGCAGACAGTGCACTTTATTGGGCGAATCAGGTAGTAAACAATCCGACTTATGCGCTTATCACGGAACGCTATGGAGTAGCAATGGCCGAAGATGGAATTGCTTTTATGGATATGTTTAAAGCTGGTAATACCAACCGAGAAGAGGGCAACACCGAAGCTCTATGGGTATTCCAGTTTGAAAAGAATAAGTTAGGTGGAGGAGAATATCCTATAATGGCGATGCACCATACTTCTCGTTATCGCGGTGGTGATCTGGATTTAACGGTTACTGCTGATAGAGGTGGTTATGGAAATGGAAGGGCTTCACTTACCCAATGGGCACTTAATAATTTTGATGATGCTAATGATGATCGTGGTTCTCACTTTGCCATCCATAAATATTTTGTATTGAGAGATGCGGCAGGTAATGCCCCTTATGGTGGTGCAGATCCATTACCAGAAGGAATGAATTATGGTGATACCATCTTTTTAGATTGGAGTGAAGATATCTCTACAGAACATAATGGTGTAGAAGAATGGCCATTTAGTAGAAAATACGATTGGGCAGATTCTGACGATCCTGTTGGAAACAGGGAGTCTTGGTACGATCAAGTTTATTTGAGGGCAGCAGATACCTACTTGCTTAAAGCCGAAGCCGAGTTTAAATTAGGTGATGCACAAGCGGCAGCAAATACCATAAATATCATCAGAAATAGAAGCAATGCATCGGATATTACTGCGGCAGATGTAGATATTGATTTTATTCTGGATGAAAGAGCAAGAGAGTTGATGGTGGAAGGTCCGAGAAGATACACCTTACTCAGAACCGGTAAATGGGCGGAAAGAACCATAATGTACAATCATAACGGTGGTGAAACAATTAATCCTGAACGAGATATATTATTACCAATACCTCAATCTGTATTAGATGCCAACTTAACCCTCGAAATGAGACAAAATCCGAATTATTAA
- a CDS encoding SusC/RagA family TonB-linked outer membrane protein has translation MKTNLLKVLMIVSKQIIYIFCIQLISLQLLLADSLKGQKLEEIKVSVHVEDYLLEDVFKLLESKTGFKYGYQSTEGVHSEFITLSMQADLRSVLEEIARQADVRFKRINNVISAVKVSEKQQEETLVSEEIVITGKVIDNKTGEPVIGAAVILQENTSVGTITDINGGFSIQIPDAGATLLCSFIGYETVTLKVSGSQDVLIKMQEDVRLLEDVVVVGYGVQEKSDITGSVGSVSQKRLEMVPNLNIAQALQGSVPGLLVQQTGAGAVPNQTLMIRGRNSILADNSPLIVVDGIPYYGNITDLNVNDIQSMEVLKDASAAAIYGSRGSNGVILVTTKTGKTGKPQINFEARYSTQSSVNEPDFLTGAEFYEYKMLRDPSMITDTETQNYEAGITTDWVDLTLRNGQSELYDLSVSGGTDRVNYYVGGNYLEVEGLSITDQYKRLSGRANLDVKVTDWLTVGTRTQFTYDDKSGYNIDYGEVYQMNPLIGNPYIEDGEINLYPWPEWPDANPLEAINYQDKDYSYQMVTNNFINVDIPFIDGLSYRLNTGIRRKWADQQLYAGSNTTVGIANNGYANLTEDDYQNNVFENIVTYKKDFNRHSIFLTGVYSYEENQRYQQDLEAVDFPNDEFTYYGISQASNVIGNNDYSRTALISQMLRANYIFNDKYMVTFTGRRDGYSGFGVSNKWGIFPSVALGWNISDENFMAGADFFEYLKLRASWGKNGNQAVDPYASITRMSDRNTLSGDNSMVGYIPSVVGDENLGWESSETINLGLDFGLFDGRIQGDFNIYKTKTSDLLLNRTISSIHGVNQITQNIGETETRGIELGLQGTVVQTPQFTWYVNGNLATNKNKILSLYGELDENGNEIDDLANSWFVGQPIRVNYGYRMIGVWQLDEAEEAAEWNSEPGFVKLEDVNGDGLMTAEDRQIIGQQDPKFTWGLSNSFTYKNFTLEVFLHGVHGATRRNNLMRENVGAEIRRNVMKKDWWTEDNPTNAYPKVDINAFAMGGAGGTIYESASFIRLKDISLAYTFPSSILEKLKLQKLQLYTTGRNLLTITDWSGNDPELDLNGEPGIVPLQREFTFGVKLGL, from the coding sequence ATGAAGACAAATTTATTAAAAGTATTGATGATTGTATCAAAACAGATAATTTATATCTTTTGTATCCAACTGATTTCCTTACAGTTGCTGTTGGCCGATTCATTAAAAGGTCAAAAGCTGGAAGAAATTAAGGTGAGTGTACATGTAGAAGATTATTTACTTGAAGATGTTTTTAAACTTCTTGAAAGTAAAACAGGCTTTAAATATGGCTATCAGAGCACAGAAGGTGTGCACAGCGAGTTTATTACTTTAAGTATGCAGGCCGATTTGCGGAGTGTACTTGAGGAAATCGCAAGGCAGGCAGATGTGCGTTTTAAGCGCATCAATAATGTAATTTCGGCAGTAAAGGTTTCTGAGAAACAACAAGAGGAGACACTTGTATCCGAAGAGATTGTAATTACAGGAAAAGTAATCGATAATAAAACGGGCGAACCTGTAATTGGCGCTGCTGTTATCTTACAAGAAAACACCTCAGTAGGTACAATTACAGATATTAATGGCGGTTTTTCAATCCAAATTCCAGATGCGGGAGCTACTTTACTTTGTTCATTTATTGGTTATGAAACTGTCACTTTAAAAGTTTCAGGCTCGCAAGATGTGTTAATCAAAATGCAGGAAGATGTAAGACTGCTAGAAGATGTTGTGGTAGTTGGTTATGGTGTGCAAGAAAAAAGTGACATTACCGGTTCAGTTGGTTCTGTTTCTCAGAAGCGTTTGGAGATGGTGCCCAACCTAAATATTGCACAAGCTTTACAAGGTTCGGTGCCGGGTTTATTGGTACAACAAACCGGAGCAGGTGCAGTGCCAAATCAAACATTAATGATTAGAGGTAGAAACTCAATTCTAGCCGATAACTCACCTTTAATTGTTGTAGATGGAATTCCTTACTATGGCAACATTACCGACCTCAATGTGAATGACATCCAATCGATGGAAGTTTTAAAAGATGCATCTGCAGCGGCAATTTATGGTTCGAGAGGTTCTAATGGGGTTATTCTGGTAACTACCAAAACTGGAAAAACAGGCAAACCGCAAATCAATTTTGAAGCACGCTACTCTACGCAATCTTCTGTAAACGAACCAGATTTTCTTACTGGCGCTGAGTTTTACGAATACAAAATGCTGCGTGATCCATCCATGATTACAGATACAGAAACTCAAAATTATGAGGCTGGAATCACTACCGATTGGGTAGATTTAACTTTAAGAAACGGACAAAGCGAATTGTACGACCTTTCAGTTTCTGGTGGAACAGATCGTGTAAATTATTATGTGGGAGGTAACTATTTGGAAGTGGAAGGACTTTCCATCACCGATCAATACAAGAGACTTTCGGGCAGAGCCAATTTGGACGTAAAGGTTACAGACTGGCTAACTGTTGGAACCAGAACTCAGTTTACTTACGATGATAAAAGCGGATACAATATCGACTACGGCGAAGTATATCAGATGAATCCACTAATTGGAAATCCTTATATTGAAGATGGAGAGATTAACCTTTATCCATGGCCCGAATGGCCCGATGCCAACCCATTAGAAGCAATCAATTATCAGGATAAAGATTATTCATATCAGATGGTTACTAACAACTTCATTAATGTGGATATTCCATTTATTGATGGATTGAGTTACAGATTAAATACAGGTATCAGGAGAAAGTGGGCAGATCAACAATTGTATGCAGGTAGTAACACCACAGTAGGCATTGCCAATAATGGTTATGCGAACTTAACAGAAGATGATTACCAGAATAATGTTTTTGAAAACATCGTCACTTATAAAAAAGACTTCAATCGCCATTCTATATTTTTAACAGGTGTTTATAGTTACGAGGAAAATCAAAGATATCAGCAGGATTTAGAAGCAGTTGATTTCCCAAATGATGAATTTACCTATTACGGCATATCTCAAGCTTCTAATGTTATTGGAAATAATGATTATAGTCGCACAGCACTCATCTCTCAAATGTTGCGAGCCAACTATATTTTCAACGATAAATACATGGTTACTTTTACTGGTAGAAGAGATGGTTACTCGGGTTTTGGTGTAAGTAACAAATGGGGTATTTTTCCATCGGTAGCATTAGGCTGGAATATTTCAGATGAAAACTTTATGGCCGGTGCAGACTTTTTCGAATACTTAAAACTTCGTGCTTCTTGGGGAAAAAATGGCAACCAAGCGGTTGATCCATATGCTTCTATTACCAGAATGTCTGATAGAAATACACTTTCAGGCGATAATTCAATGGTAGGTTATATACCAAGTGTAGTTGGAGATGAAAACCTTGGATGGGAATCTAGTGAAACCATCAACTTAGGATTAGACTTTGGTTTGTTTGATGGAAGAATTCAAGGTGATTTTAACATCTACAAAACCAAAACTTCAGACTTATTACTTAACAGAACAATCTCGTCAATCCACGGAGTTAATCAAATTACCCAGAACATCGGTGAAACAGAAACCAGAGGAATAGAATTAGGCTTACAAGGTACAGTGGTTCAAACTCCTCAGTTTACATGGTATGTTAATGGTAATTTAGCAACCAACAAAAACAAGATTCTTTCACTTTACGGAGAGTTGGATGAAAACGGAAATGAGATTGACGACTTGGCTAACTCTTGGTTTGTAGGCCAGCCAATTAGAGTGAACTATGGTTACAGAATGATTGGTGTATGGCAGTTAGATGAAGCAGAAGAAGCCGCAGAATGGAACTCAGAACCAGGCTTTGTAAAACTAGAAGATGTAAATGGTGATGGTCTAATGACAGCTGAAGACCGCCAAATTATCGGGCAGCAAGACCCAAAGTTTACATGGGGTTTGAGCAATTCATTCACGTACAAAAATTTCACTTTAGAAGTATTCCTGCATGGAGTTCATGGAGCTACCAGAAGAAACAACCTAATGCGTGAAAATGTGGGTGCTGAGATTAGAAGAAATGTAATGAAAAAGGATTGGTGGACAGAAGATAATCCTACAAACGCTTATCCAAAAGTAGATATCAATGCATTTGCAATGGGTGGAGCAGGAGGAACAATTTACGAAAGTGCCAGCTTCATCAGACTAAAAGATATTTCATTGGCTTACACTTTTCCATCATCCATACTGGAAAAATTAAAGCTACAAAAACTTCAACTTTATACAACTGGGAGAAACCTTTTAACCATCACAGATTGGTCTGGCAACGATCCAGAACTAGACCTCAATGGAGAGCCGGGTATTGTGCCGCTACAGCGTGAATTTACATTTGGTGTTAAACTCGGATTGTAA
- a CDS encoding FecR family protein gives MKTNDPLSDLEKKELLRKYLSNTCSAQELELVFLILENVDDKHFLEEVAEELWQKGDKEIKLEAAHKEALKQGILRKIPESSRRKETKQLDLSNSFQAYYKVAALVILTVGLGLAYLKVDKKQSTNKQIQREAQWITKYTHAGEKLTVKLPDSTIVKLNAESSIAYRTDFNDSIRFIKIAGEAFFNVSHNKQKPFLVETDKITTRVLGTSFTVKSFADEATKVTVLTGKVGVAVNSGNTYFEAPKDIKNQAIVLLPSQQAVLVSDSILELKEINLDIETGWKDGNIRFDKTDLLTVKKVLERWYGISIQLNVQSPEKCLISSEYKNESLENILQSIGYILQLKYQFIDKKTIEITGNGC, from the coding sequence ATGAAGACAAATGACCCATTAAGCGATTTAGAAAAAAAAGAATTACTGAGAAAGTATCTGAGTAATACTTGTAGTGCACAAGAGTTGGAACTGGTATTTCTAATTCTGGAAAATGTTGATGACAAACATTTTCTGGAAGAAGTTGCAGAAGAACTATGGCAAAAAGGAGATAAAGAAATCAAACTGGAAGCTGCACACAAAGAAGCTTTAAAACAAGGCATTTTGAGAAAAATACCAGAAAGCTCTCGAAGAAAAGAAACTAAACAGTTAGATCTAAGTAATTCTTTCCAAGCATATTACAAAGTGGCAGCATTAGTAATTCTTACAGTAGGCTTGGGTTTGGCTTACCTTAAGGTGGATAAAAAACAAAGCACAAACAAGCAAATTCAGCGTGAAGCGCAATGGATTACAAAGTATACACATGCTGGCGAAAAGCTAACCGTAAAACTACCAGATAGCACCATAGTTAAACTCAATGCAGAAAGTAGTATCGCTTATCGCACAGATTTTAACGATAGTATCCGCTTTATAAAAATAGCTGGAGAGGCATTTTTTAATGTGAGCCATAACAAACAGAAACCTTTTTTGGTAGAAACCGACAAGATTACCACCAGAGTTTTAGGCACTAGTTTTACAGTAAAATCATTTGCAGATGAAGCTACAAAAGTAACTGTATTAACTGGGAAAGTTGGTGTAGCAGTTAATTCAGGCAATACTTACTTTGAAGCTCCCAAGGATATTAAAAACCAAGCAATTGTACTGCTACCATCTCAACAAGCAGTTTTGGTTTCAGATTCGATTCTTGAGTTAAAAGAAATTAATCTCGACATAGAAACAGGTTGGAAAGACGGTAACATCAGGTTTGATAAGACCGATTTACTAACAGTAAAAAAAGTATTGGAACGCTGGTATGGGATTTCAATTCAATTAAATGTGCAAAGCCCTGAAAAGTGTCTGATTAGCAGCGAATACAAAAACGAAAGCCTAGAAAATATACTACAAAGTATCGGATACATACTTCAGCTCAAATATCAATTCATCGATAAGAAAACGATTGAAATAACAGGAAACGGATGTTAA
- a CDS encoding RNA polymerase sigma factor: MSSANHTEIDKKWIYLLKKGERNALTEVFNHYHSRLYAFAFSFVKSKDLADEIVQDTFLKIWQRRDSISTDYSFSSFIFRIVKNLAIDSLRKAVREEAFKSELATKILTFHTEPEEELLYTELSETISACIDQLPEQRQKIFRLSREENLSHEEISIRLGISKNTVKVSIFKSLKEIKSQLAKSGIYLIVISMFLKG; the protein is encoded by the coding sequence ATGAGTAGCGCTAACCATACTGAAATTGATAAAAAATGGATATACCTTTTAAAAAAAGGTGAGCGCAACGCATTAACCGAAGTTTTTAACCATTATCACAGTCGCCTCTATGCATTTGCATTTAGTTTTGTAAAGTCCAAAGATTTGGCTGATGAGATTGTTCAAGATACTTTTTTGAAAATCTGGCAGCGAAGAGATAGTATTTCTACAGATTATTCTTTCTCTTCCTTTATATTTCGAATCGTTAAAAATCTAGCAATAGACAGTCTTAGAAAAGCAGTGCGAGAAGAGGCTTTTAAGTCTGAGCTGGCTACAAAAATTTTAACTTTTCATACAGAACCCGAAGAAGAGTTACTTTACACAGAGCTTTCAGAAACCATTTCGGCTTGCATAGATCAACTGCCAGAGCAACGCCAAAAAATATTTAGGTTAAGTAGAGAAGAAAATCTCTCGCACGAAGAAATCTCCATTAGGTTAGGCATTTCCAAGAATACGGTAAAAGTAAGCATCTTCAAATCATTAAAAGAGATAAAAAGCCAACTTGCTAAAAGCGGGATATACCTCATTGTTATCTCTATGTTTCTAAAAGGTTAA